A region of the Ostrinia nubilalis chromosome 21, ilOstNubi1.1, whole genome shotgun sequence genome:
ttcCCACTGAGAATTGAACTCGTCCTGGGGTTCGAAAATAACTGAAGAAACTTATAAGTTATATTATGTTTCTGCGTACCTCTGTTTAAAATAGTTATACCTACTCTAATCTTGTATCAATAAAAAACTAAACGTTTATCGTAATAACCATTATATTTCTCATTCAATACACTGAAGGTTTTGTTTCCCAATTAGCCATTGTTAACGAACAAAAGTAAAAACTTGGATATTTGACTCTACACTTCCgtgattattttttctataCAAAATGCCGCAGATTTATTGTCTCTCATTTGAGAAGAATCTGTCTTGTAGgttactttaaactcaactttAAACCATTGGCTCTGGCATGGTTATTTATGGGGTAAAATCATGTGCAATGAGTATTATCAACATCTTTCCTTAGAATATACATTTTCTTAGGGAGGAGTCGAAGCCAAGAGCAGAGTGAATACGAACTTTTCTATGCCAAGAGTAGGTTTTGCGGCGCtctttaaaaatactaaaatcgTGTTGATAGTTATAAAGATCTTAGATCATCATTTACCCTTTTTAATTAAACTAGGGTAATAAGTAAGTTGATAAAACACACTGATACAACACAAGCCAAGAGTCTAGGTTTTGGGGTGATCTTTATAAAATACCAAAAGGGTGTTGATAGTTATAAAGATCTTAGATCATTTATTTACCCTTTTTAATTAAACTGGGGTAGTAAGTTGATAAAACACATTATCGTATTCGATATTACAAAATTTATGTGTGGTTAGGTACCTAGTATCTAGGTACTTAACATTCAATAATCGAGAATTGCTTGTTAGCAATGGAAATAGACGTAACTACAGTTGAATAACACACAATCACGGAATTATGTCGCGTTAACCGACGATTGTCGCAGGATGTATCATTACCAACATGTGACATGTGATCAAAACAACTGATTAACGTGTATTTTTTACCTCATTATCACTTAATGCTATAGGATTGGCTGTAATGATCATTTGTTACACTCCTGCTTATGTATTATAGACCCACAGAAAAAAGCGATTAATACATTATTTCGGGCCTTGAAATGTGACGTTGGAACAGGTTAATTACGGCCAAAATGTATATCCTACATACGACAGCTAAGACCAAAATTATTGAGCCCGTTTTTGGTATTTCTTTGCCTCTAGTCTGTTTTTTGTGGGGTGGAACGGGACTACTTAACCCACCTCTCTTTCCAAccattgcaactcctgtatatccaggacacggtaataatatcatacagtattgtaacttcatataaacagacgaaacaagaactttctttcgaaattcaaatctcgctatgcgctcggtatgcaaaagtcgggggtgtcgcgaatgtgccgaatgGACGTCGGTGGCCaagtgttaaaaatgacaaaactgattgaatttgactgaccgccatttacggtcaaattggtcaaaaactagtcaaattgtcattttcagtcagtttgatttgaaatgaaaattatattgtattaaaccagcttttgcccacgacttcgttCGCCCGAAATTAACGTAACAGATCATTATGTTTATGATTATTaaagtttcaaaattatttaagtagttttaaataaattaaatctactaatcacaaaacaacacacatttttaacctattccattcacaaagtattttgtttgtctaactaaataaaaaaatacaatcacaaaactagatagaaattctaagtgggcagatgtaattaaactgggtactgtaggtgggcagccctatcgcatgttgtcatactgtgacgtaccgcgcgactgttgacatttatttcaaaaatatggccgagttggaatactgtatagatagtattaccgtgtccaggatctacagtttggccTCTAATGAAATCCAAGtgatccaaccagtgaaggttgagtagaCCCGGGGGGTAGCTTATTCTCTGTTTCACTCGTAACGAAATTAAGCAGAAAACTATAGGATGCTTTTGGGTTGGTTGGGTTTTATGGGTTGTCAaactatagatcctggctacacaggagtgcagtggtggaaacgagaggtgggaatatgacttcttggcgggaatctgaagcgtcatgttagcggttttgttttatttcctcaaattcgtgtttgggcgactattaatgtgtaataatggtggattattaaccattaagtgttcgtgaacgtgcatgagtgtgggcaagtgaagcaaaacagtgcatcgtgattcttctggttctctcaagttgtccataggaggtctcagtaaagcaccacaactttactgagactcaaagggtgggaagggggtatcatctatcatccttcattatatcattacttgatctcattttgtaactcgtatcacataaatacttgaaaatggcacaaatcaagtcgacctcgacgtgtattgccaacatcatcaaaaaagaagaagaagaagagaggtgggaatagtccagctttgaactttcgcgttccattacaattaaaataaagaatcTTTCTATTTGAACTATAGAAAGAGTTCTATGTGTTTGGTGTACAATAACGAGTATATACTTATATGTGCCCTTCGCAGGTGAAATACCCCAGCGGAGTGGTGGTGGAAGAAGGCAACGAGCTCACCCCGACTCAGGTGAAGGATGTGCCGACTGTCTCGTGGGATGCCAGCGATGACAAGTTCTACACACTGGCTATGACTGGTAAGAACTAGATTTGGGTTCTTTCGTTTCTTTCAGCTAAGTTCATTGCTCgataaaggcctctcccaaggatttccaaaacgaccggtctTCGTTTCAAAGGCACAACACTGTTTCGTGGGATGCTAGTGATGACAAGTTTTCTACACTGGCTATGACTGGTAAGAACTAGATTTGGGTTCGTTCGTCTCTTTTAGCtaagttcactgctggacaaaggccttccctcaaggatttccacaatgaccggtccttcGTTTCATAGGGACAACACTGTTTCGTGGGATGCTAGTGATGACAAGTTTTATACACTGGCTATGACTGGTAAGAACTAGAtttgggttcgttcgtttcttTCAGCTAAGTTCATTGCTCgataaaggcctctcccaaggatttccaaaacgaccggtctTCGTTTCAAAGGCACAACACTGTTTCGTGGGATGCTAGTGATGACAAGTTTTATACACTGGCTATGACTGGTAAGAACTAGAtttgggttcgttcgtttcttTCAGCTAAGTTCATTGCTCgataaaggcctctcccaaggatttccaaaacgaccggtctTCGTTTCAAAGGCACAACACTGTTTCGTGGGATGCTAGTGATGACAAGTTTTGTACACTGGCTATGACTGGTAAGAACTAGAtttgggttcgttcgtttcttTCAGCTAAGttcattgctggacaaaggccttccctcaaggatttccacaatgatcgTTCGTTTCTAAGGGACAACACTGTCTCGTGGGATGCTAGCGATGACAAGTTCTACACACTGGCAATGACTGGTAAGAACTAGAATAAAATAATCCGTGGGTTATGCCCCCGATGTGTTTTGCCCCCGTGGTGGACCTTCTCGATTGATTTCgttgaaataattaataagaaATAAGTAATTTGTACCTGATACATTTTATCGCAGTAGAACGAAATCGGAGGCGTCCACTTCGAGGGCATAACCCACGGACCTGAATAAAATTGGGTTCGCTAAGTTCATTGctgacaaaggccttccccaagtaTTTTCACAATGACCAGTGGTTCGTTTTAAATTACGACACTGCTGGACCAAGGcttcccctaaggatttccagtGACCGGTCcggcgctgcccgtatccagactacaatcaataaaaataagaataagaataagaataagaataaatttattacttaataaaacttagcCTAGATACATTTGATTTCACTTACTTAAATTAAGGTTAGTGTGCGaaggtaaaattattaatacctaaactaagcaaaattgtTTGCCTGTGTCTTATAAAAACTGATGATTTTGTAGGTCCTTTTGTAGCTGTACCTACTGTACGAAATTGAAGTCGAAAAATTGTTTTCGCACTGTACTCGAatgaaataatttatgtaagCGATAAGAAAGTAAATCTAAAACTTATCACCTACATTTTTGATATCATAATGACCATTGTGGCCAAGGTTCTGTCTACATTtctacagggtggcccagaagaaagttcacttttgaaaattcaaggaaacgaaactgtacatttttatagaactttaactattgcaatttaaaggaaatttaatgcaatttatttttaaatttaactttatttaattacatcgcccaggagatttccttgacgcttacaacattcgatcaacatacatcaaaatattgaaatgcgttcgttagaattacctcgaaacctattttcaatttttttccgaatgctcagcttcagttgctgcatggttgttggattataaaagtacactctattcttaatgtaacaccacaaaaaagaattttctggaatgagatcagggcttcctgggggccaggagatgtcacccctgcctaaaattatttttttgtgggaacatgtctcttaccatctaaatgctctcatttgaagtgtgtcacgtagccccatcttgatgaaaccaagtgctccggtcatagccttgcgaatcttgcagctttgaaatcaaaaagcttttcagcctaccagtatagcgctctcaaaaattaatcatcctttcaatgcaacaaaccaattaagcaggggtgaaatctcactgcttctaagaagcgctaatctcattccagcagacttctttttgtggggttaccttaagagcagagtatactctaataatccaaaaactctgcagcattcatcaatcctgaatccatttcgaggtaactataacgaaagttttccaaaattttaatgtaggtatgttgaccgaatgttgtaaacgtcaagggaatcacatgtacgattaaatttatgaaagaaagtaaattttaaaataaattgcacaaaatttccttcaaattgcaatagttaaaattctacaaaaatgaacagttttcgtttccttgaattttcaaaagtgaactttcttctgggccaccctgtacatTTACGTTCGTAAAGAAACCTACTCACTTTGCATACACGTGACGCGTTTGAGAAAAAAGGAGGTTAAATGGTTGGATGTAGATGAACTACAGACGATGTTGTAAAATCGCCTCTATTGCAACTGAATAAGATGCTACACTCGACTTGCTGTCTGTAAAATGCAATCTGCGgcagtatgtatttttttttaacaataatcAACTCTAAAATTATTCCACTCTTCAGATCCAGACGCGCCGTCCCGCACTGAGCCCAAAGCCCGCGAATGGCACCACTGGCTTGTAGCAAACATACCCGGAGCGAACGTAGCGAGCGGCGAGACGCTGTCTGCCTACGTCGGCTCCGGTCCTCCACCAGACACTGGTCTCCACCGATATGTCTTCCTGGTGTACCAGCAGCCTGGCAAACTGAACTTTGACGAGCCCCGCCTTACCAACACGTGAGTCTCACCCTTATAGCGCAGGAGTAAAGTTCATTATCCGTTGATATGCTGCCTAGCGACAACGTGGCGAGCCCAGCCTAACTAATACGTGAGTTTCATC
Encoded here:
- the LOC135082366 gene encoding protein D2-like isoform X2, coding for MVNFRVLARAMSTVAKAFETHQVVPDVVAKAPAALAQVKYPSGVVVEEGNELTPTQVKDVPTVSWDASDDKFYTLAMTDPDAPSRTEPKAREWHHWLVANIPGANVASGETLSAYVGSGPPPDTGLHRYVFLVYQQPGKLNFDEPRLTNTSGDNRANFAIAKFAKKYNLGDPIAGNFYQAKYDDYVPLLYKQLGA
- the LOC135082366 gene encoding protein D2-like isoform X3; the encoded protein is MSTVAKAFETHQVVPDVVAKAPAALAQVKYPSGVVVEEGNELTPTQVKDVPTVSWDASDDKFYTLAMTDPDAPSRTEPKAREWHHWLVANIPGANVASGETLSAYVGSGPPPDTGLHRYVFLVYQQPGKLNFDEPRLTNTSGDNRANFAIAKFAKKYNLGDPIAGNFYQAKYDDYVPLLYKQLGA
- the LOC135082366 gene encoding protein D2-like isoform X1 — encoded protein: MLRVKTILRCALVLLIADSTMVNFRVLARAMSTVAKAFETHQVVPDVVAKAPAALAQVKYPSGVVVEEGNELTPTQVKDVPTVSWDASDDKFYTLAMTDPDAPSRTEPKAREWHHWLVANIPGANVASGETLSAYVGSGPPPDTGLHRYVFLVYQQPGKLNFDEPRLTNTSGDNRANFAIAKFAKKYNLGDPIAGNFYQAKYDDYVPLLYKQLGA